Within the Elusimicrobiota bacterium genome, the region TCCCGACTACACTCCACCTTGAACTATGTCAGCCCGATGCAGTTCGAGAAACACTGGCTTGCCGCTCAGGCCCATTACGCCAGTCCATGACCACGGTTATGGGGTACGAAGTTCGTGGGCAAGCTCACCTTGATGCGGTTGCTTGCGGCTTCGACGTTATTTTTCAGTTGTTGCCGCTTTAGGTCCTGTGCGTGAACCCGGGGCTGGAACTCGCTGAGCCGACGGCGCTCGACAACGTGGGGCTGCCGATCCTGTTGTGCCTGTCGTGACACATCATCTTGTGCTGCCATGCGATCGACCACCGCCAGGATGTCGTCCACTGACGGAAGCCCGGCTTGAATGGCGGCGGCTTGAGGAAAAGCAGCTGACCACCAACACCCCACAGGATCCCCTGGCAACTGCAGTACCCAACGGCCGGTACCTGTATCTTCCTCGTTCTGAGCTGCGACGAACGCGGCGATGGGAACAAACATCTGGCGCAACTCGCGAGACGCTTGTCCAAGCATGGTCTGCGCGGTCTGTTGCTGATCTTGAAGTACGCCAAGTTCTTGAAGCTGCCTCAAGCCTTCAGTCGCTTTTTGGTAGGGATTTGTTGCCACGTGAGGCTGGCCGTCCAGCGGAGTGTCACATGCAGGGCAACGATCTCCGACAACATCCTCCAGAGCGAGCACCGAGTCATACAGTGCTTTGAAAGAGACTTGGTCGCTTTTGGCGCGAAGTGCAGCGATGATGGCATCGAGTTCTTCGCCACATTGCCGGGCTTTTCCAAGAGCGTCCAGGAGGCTTTTACGCGTTAGACCAAGCACATTCGACGGCGCCGCTTCCAGAATGCCGTCAAGCTCCTGAAGCCGACCAGGGGCTTCAGCGGTACCGATTAGATTCTTGAGTGCTTCGTATGTGATGTTGGCTGCATACTCCCTCGCAAGAGCAGCTTCCTCATCAGTTAGCGACTTTTCAGATGCCGTCTTGCCCTCGACAGTCGTGCGGTCCTCGGCCAACGCATCACGGCGCGCCGCTAAGGTGTTTTGCCGTTCGCTGAGAAGGACGAGCTGGCCGTCAATGGACTCATTGAAATGGCTGACGAACTCGTTGAACTGATCCATGCCGAAGAGGGTGGCAATCAGTTCGGCTCGTTGAGCGTTGGGACGCGCAGCGATTCTTGAAAACGCATCGATCCGATTCTTCTCGATGAAGCAGAAGCGATAGGTATCGAGACTGGGAACGACATCGACCTCCCGTCCTTGTTGATCTGTCGCTTTGAGAATTGGCGCGTCGAATCGCCTGTCGTGGACATTGGCTAGATAGGTCCGAGCAGCAATACGCTTGTATCCAGCCTCTTCGACGTCGCCTAAGAGGGCGTACTCCAGTCCTTCGCATAAGCTAGTCTTGCCACTGCCGTTGGGACCGTAGAAGAGGATGATCTGTTTCGTGAGGTCGAATGGCTCAGGTACTCGAAAACCCCGAAACGGACCCAGTGTCAGATGGCGAAGCCTGGTCCATGGCCATGCGCCGGCATCAGCATCAGCCTCAGCCGCTGCAGCAGGCGCAGCAGCGACAGTGTTCGCAAGGTCCCGGCGAATCAGCCCGACGAGGCAAGCGGATCGCTGGTTGCGCTGACGCGACGTCCCTGCAAGCTCATTGAAATTGCGTAGTGCTAGGGTGGCCAATCGTCGCACATCCTCTGGAACCTGCTTTTCTGGCTGATAAAGCCATCGCACATAGCGTTCGAAATCCTGTCTAGCAGATGCCATCCACTGCTCCTTGTTATTGGCTGTTTGGCGCTAAGCGTAGCGTAACCTATGCGCGTGGCGCGCCACGCCCTGACCATTGACTGACGTGCCTCTCAGGCGTTCATCGTCCGAATCGCATGCTCGATTCGCGATCTGGCCTGTGTCGTCACTCGCTTCACCCCGAAAATCCTCGCTACCTCGGCGGCTCGGTCACCGAGTATCACTGTGCGAGCTGCGGAGCGAAGTTCGTGCATGCCGATTTCCTCGATAGAGCGTGCGTCCTCAGTGGTCGCCGGGACGCGGAAGCAATCCCATCCCTCGACGTCGTCGAACTGCATCCATACGAAGTGTCCATGCAGTGGGTCCGGTTGGATGTGGTGATTTTGCTTGATGAGATCCAGAACGCGTTCCCGAATCAGACGTCCGGCTCGCTGGAAACCGTGCGCACGCGCCACACGCTGCACAAGGAGGGTGTCCAATATTGGCGCCTCCTGATGGAGGACTCGCTGGATCAGGGTGGCAAGCGTCGTTCCGTATGAGGGGTCATAGAAGAGATCGGGCTTCAGTTGATCCACTAAATCGGGATAGGTGGCCACGCGGTATGCGCGATGAGTGACAGCCACAGGCGCGGATGATGCGTTGTCCGCGAAGCGCATAACGGGTTCGTCGAGAACCGAGGCACTTGCCTTCGGTTCTCCCGACCTGCCTCCCAGTTCGATTTTTGCGCCGGTATCAAGCACGACAGCATCGGGTTGCAATGGCAGGGCCTCAGCAACCGCTTTCATTGCCTTCTTCACCGCTTCAGCGGCAGCGGTAGCATTGATTCGCGATTTGTCGAGCATGTCCGTGATGGCCACATGCAAGCGTTCGAGAGCCCCCGTTCGGTCGACCCACCACTCCGTCGACCATACGCGTAGGAGCTTCCATCCCAGACCTTCGAGGATCGCGCTGCGGACTTTGTCCCGGTCCCGCGCGGTGGCTGCACTGTGATAGGTGGCTCCGTCGCATTCCACACCGACCAGATAGTCCCCCGGATGATCGGGATGGATCACACCTAGGTCGATGCGAAAGCGTGAGACGCCAATCTGTGGCACAACATTCCACCCTTTAGCGCGGAGACCATCCGCCACGTATTGCTCGAAGGGGCTGTCGTATGCGCCTACGGAGCCATGAACAGCTTCAGCTAGGGCGCGCGGCCCGCGCTGAGCGAACTCGATGAAGTGGCGCAGGTCGTGGACCGCGCGAGCCGACGTGCGATTCATGTCGACCATGGACGGATCGAAGGACGTGAAAACCAGCATTTCCTGGCGAGCCCGGGTCACTGCGACATTGAGCCGCCGCCAGCCACCTTCTCGGTTGAGCGGGCCGAAATTCATTGACATGACCTGGGCGCCGGGTTCGGCTGGGCCATATCCGATACCGAGAATGATGACATCGCGCTCGTCGCCCTGAACCGTTTCGAGGTTCTTCACCACGACGGGCTCCGACTGGTCCAACTGGAAATAGGGCTCGATTTCTGGATGTTCGGCCCGGGCTTGATCAAGCAGATCGCTAACCAGCTTCTGCTGTTCACCGTTGAGCGTGATGATGCCAATGGACTTTCCCGAAGCGACAAACGCTGGATCGGTTAGACGCCTCACGGTCTCCTCGACGATCGCCTTGGCCTCGATCTGGTTGTTACGCCCTTTGCCCTTGGCGTACACGCCTTGTACCCGGCGCCACTCGACAGCGCTTGCGCGAGTCTCTGCCGCGGGAAACGTGATCAGTTCGTTGTCGTAATAGTTGTGATTGGAGAACGCGATAAGACTCTCGTGGCGACTGCGGTAATGCCAGGTGAGGCGGTGGCTCGGTACTCCGGCGCCCAGGCACTCATCAAGGATGCTCTCCATATCCTCCTCTGTATCATCGTCGCCGGCGCCCGCACCACGATTGAAGAAGCTGGTGGGTGGCATTTGGTTGGGATCGCCCGCCACCACAACCTGCTTGCCCCTCGCGATGGAACCGATCGCATCCCACGGCGCGATTTGCGACGCCTCGTCAAAAATCACGAGATCAAATAAACCCTGATCGGCTGGCAGATATTGGGCAATGGAGAGTGGACTCATCAGCATGCAAGGGGCCAGCTTCGACATGACATCGCCCATTTCCATCGCCAGCTGACGCACGGGCTTGCTAGGACGCGTCAGCTGTAGTTGGTGCCTCAGTACGCGAAAGCCATTGCTTGCTGCAACTTCGTTCTTGTCGGGAATCAGCCCACACAGCTTGGCGCGAATGTAACGGCTGCTGAGATTGGCGAGCTGGTCGTCCACACGCCGGTACGCTTCGATATCGCTCATGTGCTCAGCTGGTACGAAACCGCGCAGGAGTGGCTCATCGTCAATAGCGCCGATGGCGAACCAACGTGCATAGGCCACTTCGAAGAGGTCGATGATCGATCCGTACGCTACGCTGCGATCCAAGACGGCGTCCGTCAGCGGAGACAGGCCAAGAGCCTCCGCCTCATCCCGAACCCGGCACCAATCGCACCATGCCTTGAGCTGAAACTCGCTTCCTATGATGGCTTGTGCGGTTCCGCGGAGCGTTTTCAGGTCCGCTGTCGCATCGACAGCCGTTCCCGACAACTCGGTGAACTGGATGAATGCCAGTTGCAATCGCTCGTAAGCACTCTTCAGCAGGGCGACCGCGCCGGCAATGGCTCCAACTGGGGCCAGCAAGTCATTGCCTTCGACGATCAGAAACGCTGCGGCCCGCCGCAGCAACACCAGATGCTCTGGCGCCTTGGCCAGACCGACAAGACTTGCACGGATCTCGTCTGCAAGCTTCATCGCTGCCGAGATCTTCGGGATGTTCGTGGCGAGGCCAGCCCATCCAGGCATACCCTGAAGATCAGGGCTGAGCGAATCGACTTCAGCGTGGAGGCCGCAAATTCGGCGAAGCTTCGGCAAATCCCCTGCAACATCTGGAAGGTTGGTGACACCCCCCGCCAAGGCGAGCTGACGAGCGACTTTCTTCTTGGCGAGGCTCGCCAGGAACCAGAATTTGTGTGCGGCAGCGTCCCAATGCCGCTGAATGTCTTCGATGTGGAGACGATGAGCCGCTTCGCGATCGTAGGGAAACGACAAACTGCCCTCGATGCTGCTGTACTCGCGAATGAAGCTGATCGCTTTCTTCGCAGCGGCCTGCTTGGAGGCGCTCTCCGGCGAGAAGGCAAACCGAAGATCCAGTCCATAGGCATCTGGAAGGAGCCTGGTGAAACCAAGAAGAGCGGGGATGCAGGTGAACTCCTCGCGCTCAAGAGGCATCTTGGTCAGGTCCAGCACCTGGATGAAGGCCGTCTGGCAGAGATCCATGGCGGAGAGCATCGCGTGCGCATTGGCGGCGACCGATTCTTGCCAGGCGTTAGACCATTCGCTGTGTCTCAGTAGCGAGAAATCGCCCGGCGATCTTTCAGCGGCTTGGCGGTTGAGATCGAGACGACGCGCTATGTCGCGCAATCGTGCGATCTGCGCCGCGTCGTGCCGTGTACTACCGGGCCACGCCAGGCGTGGGGTACTTGGCGTCGCATCACGGATGACGCGCCCCATGGCCTGGTGAACTGTCAGTCCGTTGGGCCAGCGCTTGTGCAGCACGCCGACCACCCCGTTGAGCTTGCTCCTAAGCTCATGTACGCGTTCGGCTTCAATGCGCCACTCCTCTTGAGAGAGTGCATCGCGTGTGTCCCAAGCTCGCTCCAGCTGCTTGAGGACCTCGACCTTGGAAGCCTTGCTTGAATGAAGCTCCAGGCAGAACTCGCCGATGTTCTTCTCGTCAAGTCGCCGCTTCACCACATCGAGCGCGGCCATCTTCTCAGCCACAAACAACACGCGCCGGCCAAGGGCCAGGTTATGGGCGATCATGTTGGCGATGGTTTGTGACTTGCCGGTGCCCGGCGGACCGTCCAGCACGAAACTGTGATCGCTTGCGGAAGCAACGACGGCGGCCAGCTGCGATGAATCCGCGGGCAGGGGCGTGAACAGTTTCCCGGGCTCGACCTGGGCGTCGAGTTGCTCGGGACGAGGGAATTCACCCGGCGATCGAAAGCCTTCCCCACCGATCTTTCGTTCCAGCAGATGGTGGACCATCGGACTCTGCATCAGCTGCTCGGAACGGTCCGTCAGGTCCTTCCACATGAGGTACTTGGCGAAGGAGAACGTCCCGAGCACGAGTTCGGCCGTGACCTCGAACCCGGGCATGTCGCGGACCGCGTGCCGGACCTTATTCCAGATGCCCGCCACATCGATGCCGCTCTGATCCGTCGGAAGATCACCATCCAGACCGGGTATGTTGAGCTCGAAGTCGTGCCGAAGCAGCTCGAGGAGGGTGAGATTGAACCGGGGGTCCTCGTCCAGCATCGTCATCGTGACCCCTGATACCGCGCTCTTTCGTTCGAGCCGAACGGGCAACAAGATCAAGGGCGCGGAATAGGACTTGGGATCATCGGCCGCCTTTTTCCACTTCAGGAATCCGATGGCCAGGAACAGTGTATTGGCACCACCTTCATCGAGATCGCTACGTGCCTTGCGATACATATCCACCAGCGCGGCTTCGAGCTTCGTCTTCTCCAGTGTTGCCAATACTTCGGCACGGTTGAGCGCGTTGCGGGCGTAAGCCTCGCGCAAGTTCTCCCGGTTTTGCTGCTCATAGAGTGCGGAGTCCCGGCCACCGGCTTCGAGATCGGGCATCGCCACAATGCGAATACGCTTGCCTTCCGCCAGTTGATCCTCCAAAGCCGCTGGATCGGGACAGATGAGCCGGATGGCTTTCGCACTGTCGGGCACGTGCAGGAGGCGGTTGCGCGTCGTCAGGTCCAACAGCTTTCGCTGCCACAACTGCAGCTTTCCGGCTGGGCTCTCTGGCTCGATCGTCACGTCGACGTCGAAGCTAGGGAGAGCAGGAGCCTCCTCAAGTGCGTCGTTGATCGTCGCGGCAGGTTCTCCCGCACCACTACCTGCGTGCTGGTGCGAGACAGCGATGGCCAACGGGCGAATGCGCTGCATGCGGGCGCGGCGGAGATCAAGCGCCATGATGAAGTCGTCGTCGTTCACCTGCCGCTGGGCATGCTCCACGGCAAGGCTAAAACCCGGTGCGGGTGCCTGAGTGGCAAGCGTGGTCTCAAAGGCAACAAGCTCCTTTAAGGCAATGCGCTTTCTCAGTGCGGATGCATCCTCCGTAATGAGCTGTGAGAACTCCTGCGGTTGCAGCCACACGCCGACGAAGGCGTGACCCTGGGTGAGGACAATAAGCGCATTGAGGCCCGCTTGCTCCAAGGAGGCGGCAAAGAGCAGCGCCGTATCCAGACACGTGCCAACACCCCCGTCCAGGATCAGTGATGGTGTACGGATCTTTTGACCGTGCGTTTCAAAACTTGCCGGTGGCAGTGCATACCGGATACCCAAGCCGCAGACACTGGACCAGATCGCCGATACAAGCTCCCAGGTCCGGGTTCGTGACTGTGCTGTATAGCCATCAATGGCGTCTCTCTTTCCCGCGCGCCGCAGGACTTCGGAGGCTCCCTTC harbors:
- a CDS encoding AAA family ATPase; this encodes MASARQDFERYVRWLYQPEKQVPEDVRRLATLALRNFNELAGTSRQRNQRSACLVGLIRRDLANTVAAAPAAAAEADADAGAWPWTRLRHLTLGPFRGFRVPEPFDLTKQIILFYGPNGSGKTSLCEGLEYALLGDVEEAGYKRIAARTYLANVHDRRFDAPILKATDQQGREVDVVPSLDTYRFCFIEKNRIDAFSRIAARPNAQRAELIATLFGMDQFNEFVSHFNESIDGQLVLLSERQNTLAARRDALAEDRTTVEGKTASEKSLTDEEAALAREYAANITYEALKNLIGTAEAPGRLQELDGILEAAPSNVLGLTRKSLLDALGKARQCGEELDAIIAALRAKSDQVSFKALYDSVLALEDVVGDRCPACDTPLDGQPHVATNPYQKATEGLRQLQELGVLQDQQQTAQTMLGQASRELRQMFVPIAAFVAAQNEEDTGTGRWVLQLPGDPVGCWWSAAFPQAAAIQAGLPSVDDILAVVDRMAAQDDVSRQAQQDRQPHVVERRRLSEFQPRVHAQDLKRQQLKNNVEAASNRIKVSLPTNFVPHNRGHGLA
- a CDS encoding DUF3320 domain-containing protein, producing the protein MGVGIEGIVASKIGFASHQNSVPILRELTISNDAEIDHDDLVVELTASLPFLEPKRWRIDRLLHGSSVRIPDRDVKLHAAYLAELTESLRSDLTIRVRVGDEVIAETSYPVELLAKNQWGGAQAMPELLAAFCMPNDPSIDHILKGASEVLRRAGKRDAIDGYTAQSRTRTWELVSAIWSSVCGLGIRYALPPASFETHGQKIRTPSLILDGGVGTCLDTALLFAASLEQAGLNALIVLTQGHAFVGVWLQPQEFSQLITEDASALRKRIALKELVAFETTLATQAPAPGFSLAVEHAQRQVNDDDFIMALDLRRARMQRIRPLAIAVSHQHAGSGAGEPAATINDALEEAPALPSFDVDVTIEPESPAGKLQLWQRKLLDLTTRNRLLHVPDSAKAIRLICPDPAALEDQLAEGKRIRIVAMPDLEAGGRDSALYEQQNRENLREAYARNALNRAEVLATLEKTKLEAALVDMYRKARSDLDEGGANTLFLAIGFLKWKKAADDPKSYSAPLILLPVRLERKSAVSGVTMTMLDEDPRFNLTLLELLRHDFELNIPGLDGDLPTDQSGIDVAGIWNKVRHAVRDMPGFEVTAELVLGTFSFAKYLMWKDLTDRSEQLMQSPMVHHLLERKIGGEGFRSPGEFPRPEQLDAQVEPGKLFTPLPADSSQLAAVVASASDHSFVLDGPPGTGKSQTIANMIAHNLALGRRVLFVAEKMAALDVVKRRLDEKNIGEFCLELHSSKASKVEVLKQLERAWDTRDALSQEEWRIEAERVHELRSKLNGVVGVLHKRWPNGLTVHQAMGRVIRDATPSTPRLAWPGSTRHDAAQIARLRDIARRLDLNRQAAERSPGDFSLLRHSEWSNAWQESVAANAHAMLSAMDLCQTAFIQVLDLTKMPLEREEFTCIPALLGFTRLLPDAYGLDLRFAFSPESASKQAAAKKAISFIREYSSIEGSLSFPYDREAAHRLHIEDIQRHWDAAAHKFWFLASLAKKKVARQLALAGGVTNLPDVAGDLPKLRRICGLHAEVDSLSPDLQGMPGWAGLATNIPKISAAMKLADEIRASLVGLAKAPEHLVLLRRAAAFLIVEGNDLLAPVGAIAGAVALLKSAYERLQLAFIQFTELSGTAVDATADLKTLRGTAQAIIGSEFQLKAWCDWCRVRDEAEALGLSPLTDAVLDRSVAYGSIIDLFEVAYARWFAIGAIDDEPLLRGFVPAEHMSDIEAYRRVDDQLANLSSRYIRAKLCGLIPDKNEVAASNGFRVLRHQLQLTRPSKPVRQLAMEMGDVMSKLAPCMLMSPLSIAQYLPADQGLFDLVIFDEASQIAPWDAIGSIARGKQVVVAGDPNQMPPTSFFNRGAGAGDDDTEEDMESILDECLGAGVPSHRLTWHYRSRHESLIAFSNHNYYDNELITFPAAETRASAVEWRRVQGVYAKGKGRNNQIEAKAIVEETVRRLTDPAFVASGKSIGIITLNGEQQKLVSDLLDQARAEHPEIEPYFQLDQSEPVVVKNLETVQGDERDVIILGIGYGPAEPGAQVMSMNFGPLNREGGWRRLNVAVTRARQEMLVFTSFDPSMVDMNRTSARAVHDLRHFIEFAQRGPRALAEAVHGSVGAYDSPFEQYVADGLRAKGWNVVPQIGVSRFRIDLGVIHPDHPGDYLVGVECDGATYHSAATARDRDKVRSAILEGLGWKLLRVWSTEWWVDRTGALERLHVAITDMLDKSRINATAAAEAVKKAMKAVAEALPLQPDAVVLDTGAKIELGGRSGEPKASASVLDEPVMRFADNASSAPVAVTHRAYRVATYPDLVDQLKPDLFYDPSYGTTLATLIQRVLHQEAPILDTLLVQRVARAHGFQRAGRLIRERVLDLIKQNHHIQPDPLHGHFVWMQFDDVEGWDCFRVPATTEDARSIEEIGMHELRSAARTVILGDRAAEVARIFGVKRVTTQARSRIEHAIRTMNA